The genomic window GAACGACAGCGGGCTTTCCTGGCGGGCGCGCACCTCGCCGGGATACGCCGCCGGGGCCTGCCCGTCCTGTGTGGTGGGATGCACCACCAGCACCGGAATGGCCGCCACCGGTTCGGCGGCCTGCCTGCCGCAGGCTGCCACCACCACCGCCAGCACGCCAACACCCAACCAACGCATGTTCTTCATGAGGTACAGGACCTGAAAAGGGGATCCGGGGGAACGCGTCGGCAACATACTGTTGCGACACGGACATTAGTGAACCAGTCGGTATAGTATAAATATCGAACCGCTTGGTCTAGTATTGGCGCGATGATTTCTCCCCCTTCCCGAAAGCCGCCGGCCAGGCCGGCTGCGAAGGCTGCCGGACCCGGGCGCCCCAAGGACCTGGGCAAGCGCGCGGCGATCCTGGAGGCCGCCAAGACACTGTTCATCGAACAGGGCTACAGCGGTGTGAGCATGGACAGCATCGCCGCCCGCGCCAATGTGTCGAAACTGACCGTATACAGCCATTTCGGCGACAAAGAGACCCTGTTCTCCGAAGCTGTGCAGTCCAAGTGCATGGAAATGCTGCCCGACGCGCTGTTCGTGGCGGACGTGGAAGGGCCGTTGCGCGACCAGCTGATCGGCATCGGCATGGCCTTCTTCGAGATGATCACCTCCGACGCGGCGCTCTCGATCCAGCGGGTGATGATGGCGCCGGAGACCGATGAACGGCTGCGCGAACTGTTCTGGCAGGCCGGGCCCAAGCGCACCTGCGAGGCCCTGGCCGACTTCATGCGTTCGCGCTGCGCGCGCGGCGAGCTGGACATCCCCGACTGCGCGGTCGCCGGCCAGCAGTTCCTGACGCTGGTGAAGGGCGAAGTGCACATGCATATGATGTGCGGCATGCCACTGTCCCCGGTCGAGACCGACGCGGCGCGGCATGTGGCCGCCAGTGTCGATTTCTTCCTGCGCGCGTATGCGCCGCGGGGAGG from Stenotrophomonas sp. 704A1 includes these protein-coding regions:
- a CDS encoding TetR/AcrR family transcriptional regulator → MISPPSRKPPARPAAKAAGPGRPKDLGKRAAILEAAKTLFIEQGYSGVSMDSIAARANVSKLTVYSHFGDKETLFSEAVQSKCMEMLPDALFVADVEGPLRDQLIGIGMAFFEMITSDAALSIQRVMMAPETDERLRELFWQAGPKRTCEALADFMRSRCARGELDIPDCAVAGQQFLTLVKGEVHMHMMCGMPLSPVETDAARHVAASVDFFLRAYAPRGGGMTG